The Edaphobacter flagellatus sequence GCGCGGCGATCGGCGAAAAAAATTCCGTCAACGGAGCCGCCGGAATGCCAAGCAACCCAGCCTGCGGGGAGCGCAGGAACGACTCATGAAAGACCTTGCCCGCATACTTCACCGAGCAGCTCTCGAAGTTGTCGTTCAGCGCGCCAATCACAACAGGCTCCCAGAAATGACGGATCGAACGCTCCGTCTGCCCCGTGCGCTTCAACCACGAGGCGAAACTCTCAGCATCATCCTGCGGAAACCCGCGCAAAAAGCGCAGTAGGCCCGCTGCAACAGAAGCTTTATCCTCCAGTGAGAGCATCGGCGCACGCAGAAAACTCAGCGTCTGATGCATCGGAGCAGGCAACGGACCAGGCTTCAACAAACTGCGCTGGCCATTCGGCTCCATAAAGATCAGTTCGTCGTACCAGCGAAAAGAGTCTGCCATTCCAGCCTGCTGCGCAAGCTCAATCAGATTCGTACAACAGCCGACGACGACGTGCTGCGAATCAATCGTCTCTTCAAGCGCCGGATGCTGGTAAGAATAAGCGCGCCCTCCGATATAAGGCCGCCGCTCCAGCAGCATGACGCGCGCCCCGGCCTGCGATAACGCGACCGCAGCGGACAGTCCAGCAACACCCGCACCAGCGACGATGACATCTACATCGTGACTTTGGGCAGTCATGACAGCACCCGATTGCCAACCGATCGCGCTGCCCCCTGCGCAAGAATGCCGAGCTTCCGGGCAGTAGGAACGCTGATACGCTCTCCGAAAACCTCATAGCCCGAGCGCTCAATCCTGCGAAGCAGGCCATGATAGATGGTGACCAGAACCCAGAGCGCAGCACGGCTATCGGCATCAATCAACGGAAGAAGGCTGTCCGCCGATTTGTAATACTGCTCAGCGCGATTGCCGAGTTCGCCGAGCAGGCTGCGTTCGCGCGCCTCCAGCGACGCTCCGGCGGCAAGCGCCTGAATGCGCTCCTGCGACACAGAGAATTGCGCCAGCATGTCGAGCGGCAGATAAATACGGCCGCGCTCCGCATCTTCCTTTACATCACGCAAGATGTTGGTGAGCTGAAAGGCAACTCCCGTCTCTTCAGCCAGCTTCTCGGCACGAGGATCGCTGTAGCCAAATATCTTGATGCAGACTAGTCCAACAACCGAGGCCACCAGATAGCAGTAACGATAGAGATCGTTGAAAGTAGCATAGGTCTGCACGGCCGACGTCTGCGGCTCCAGATCCATCGTTGTTCCTTGCACCAGCTCTTCCAGCAGCTGATCAGGAATCTGGAAGAGCTTCTGCGTGTGGTTGAGAGCAACGAAGACCGGGTCATCGGTTGCGCCCCCTGCCCGTGCAGCCCGCCACGCCGCAACCCAACGCGCCATCGCCACGCGGCGCTCGTCGAGCGAGATCGACTCGTCATCGGAGAGATCGTCGGCGCGGCGCATGAAGGCATAGATCGCGCACATGGCGTCGGATTTATGGCGCGGCAGAACGCGGAAGGCGTAGTAAAAGTTCTTGGCCTCGCGCTTCGCAATTTCCCGGCAAACAGCGTATGCCTCGGTAACGATCACCGGCCCTTCCCTATGCGCAGCTTTTCGAGCATCGAACCTGCGAGCAGGCCGAGCTTCTTTACCTTGGAGACGACAGGCCGACCGCGAAGAACGTCATAATCCTGCGCAACAATTCCATCGAGAATAGCGTCTCCCCCCTTGCGGAAGAGATTGAGCGTGACAGCAAGATCGCGATCGACATAGCGGCTGATCGCGCCACCTTCGTGCAACATGGTACGCGTACGCGTGACGAGATCCTGAATCATCGCGCCGAACTCTGGCGTAAAGACGCGGCCAGCAATCTGACCCTCGTCAATTTGGAACCGCTCCATCGATTCAGCTGGAATGTAGCGACGGCCGCGCTCCTTATCTTCAACCACGTCTTGCCAGAAGTTGGCCAGCTGCAACGCGGTGCACACCTTATCGGAAAGCTGCGCACGCTCTTCGTCGCGATACCCCGAGACCAGGAGAACAAGCCGGCCCACGGGATTCGCCGAGTAATGCGAGTACTCCAGCAGCTCGTCCCATGTCTCGTATTCCGTCTTGATCTGGTCCATCCGGAAGGCGATGAGCAGATCGTGGAAAAGCTGCCGCGGCA is a genomic window containing:
- a CDS encoding phytoene/squalene synthase family protein — translated: MIVTEAYAVCREIAKREAKNFYYAFRVLPRHKSDAMCAIYAFMRRADDLSDDESISLDERRVAMARWVAAWRAARAGGATDDPVFVALNHTQKLFQIPDQLLEELVQGTTMDLEPQTSAVQTYATFNDLYRYCYLVASVVGLVCIKIFGYSDPRAEKLAEETGVAFQLTNILRDVKEDAERGRIYLPLDMLAQFSVSQERIQALAAGASLEARERSLLGELGNRAEQYYKSADSLLPLIDADSRAALWVLVTIYHGLLRRIERSGYEVFGERISVPTARKLGILAQGAARSVGNRVLS
- the hpnC gene encoding squalene synthase HpnC; the encoded protein is MSDLSTSEHALLGAPHQYLTPIARPTLAEAQAWCAELTRSHYENFHVATFFLPAKVRPHFESIYAYCRVADDLGDEVADRAVATRLLEAWGSMLDECYDNPERSMHPVFVALHESIVACDLPRQLFHDLLIAFRMDQIKTEYETWDELLEYSHYSANPVGRLVLLVSGYRDEERAQLSDKVCTALQLANFWQDVVEDKERGRRYIPAESMERFQIDEGQIAGRVFTPEFGAMIQDLVTRTRTMLHEGGAISRYVDRDLAVTLNLFRKGGDAILDGIVAQDYDVLRGRPVVSKVKKLGLLAGSMLEKLRIGKGR